The Streptomyces seoulensis genome contains a region encoding:
- a CDS encoding GntR family transcriptional regulator has translation MTVLVPPRHHDIADDLRQQITSGRLQPGERLPSETALAEQYAVSTVTLRHALAVLQGERLVEKIHGKGNFVRRAPRKIMYVGGWGTLDLLTATGPALRITVRSATIPARGSLAALLMVPTGSPLAELSCLSLDGDTPQGLARIYMPRALAPAGVLDDAPARREALARFAVLGPSPAAIRETVCARSATPDEASALKIPSATAVLAITRIATDSSGRVTEVALLAFPGDRVDAVFTSHHVINERHPSP, from the coding sequence GTGACGGTACTCGTGCCACCTCGCCACCATGACATCGCCGACGACCTACGGCAGCAGATCACCTCCGGCCGTCTCCAACCCGGCGAACGACTCCCATCCGAAACGGCCCTGGCCGAACAGTACGCCGTGAGCACGGTGACACTGCGCCATGCCCTCGCAGTGCTCCAGGGCGAACGCCTCGTCGAGAAAATCCACGGCAAGGGCAACTTCGTCCGACGGGCACCACGCAAGATCATGTACGTCGGCGGCTGGGGAACGCTGGACCTGTTGACGGCCACTGGACCGGCGTTGCGCATCACCGTTCGTAGCGCCACGATCCCGGCCCGCGGCAGCCTCGCAGCTCTCTTGATGGTGCCGACAGGCAGCCCCCTGGCGGAGCTCTCCTGCCTCAGTCTCGATGGCGATACGCCCCAAGGACTGGCCCGCATCTACATGCCACGCGCCCTGGCGCCGGCCGGAGTGCTCGACGACGCCCCCGCGCGCCGAGAAGCGCTCGCAAGATTCGCCGTCCTCGGCCCGTCACCGGCCGCCATCCGAGAGACGGTCTGCGCTCGCTCAGCGACACCGGACGAAGCCTCGGCCCTGAAGATCCCTTCCGCGACGGCTGTCCTCGCTATCACCCGCATTGCCACCGACTCCAGCGGACGTGTCACCGAGGTCGCGCTCCTGGCGTTCCCGGGAGACCGTGTCGACGCGGTCTTCACCTCCCACCACGTGATCAACGAGAGGCATCCCTCGCCATGA